Proteins co-encoded in one bacterium genomic window:
- a CDS encoding MnhB domain-containing protein, giving the protein MNKGMSEIVKTISKIVVPFIIIFGISVIFYGHLTPGGGFPGGVIISASFVLLLLAYGREKVLSKLSLYKSDILHDIGAIMFLSVSLIGFAGGVFFLNIFNKGKLFSLWSGGNLLFSNIAIGLKVGTSLFLGITLLSMARIIHKENKIEFYEKEEDIK; this is encoded by the coding sequence ATGAATAAGGGTATGAGTGAAATTGTAAAGACAATAAGTAAGATAGTTGTTCCATTCATTATTATTTTTGGTATTTCAGTTATTTTTTATGGACATTTAACTCCAGGAGGTGGCTTTCCCGGGGGTGTTATAATTTCTGCTTCATTTGTACTTTTGCTTCTTGCATATGGAAGAGAAAAGGTCTTATCTAAACTATCCCTTTATAAAAGTGATATTTTACATGACATTGGAGCGATTATGTTTTTATCTGTATCTTTAATCGGTTTTGCTGGTGGTGTATTTTTCTTAAATATTTTTAACAAAGGTAAACTCTTTTCACTTTGGAGTGGAGGAAATTTATTGTTCAGTAATATTGCAATAGGACTTAAAGTTGGAACAAGTTTATTCCTTGGAATAACTTTACTTTCAATGGCAAGAATAATCCATAAAGAAAACAAAATTGAATTTTACGAAAAGGAGGAAGATATTAAATGA
- a CDS encoding DUF4040 domain-containing protein, whose amino-acid sequence MVTNIFFHVFLLSMMVIGSMVAVFSRKLISSLVSLGTVGMLISIYFLILGAPDIAITQLVVEVLALIILLCAITGRDVTADMTSSKVYVFLFIFIFVISILTFISYSNFIFPEFGNTNMRVGKEYLYLATEKLKSANAVTAIVLDFRGYDTIGEATVIFTAIIGVMVLLRKKGKKDE is encoded by the coding sequence ATGGTAACCAATATATTTTTTCATGTGTTTTTGCTTTCCATGATGGTAATTGGTTCTATGGTTGCTGTATTTTCAAGAAAACTTATATCCTCTCTTGTTTCTCTTGGAACAGTTGGAATGCTTATAAGTATATACTTTTTAATTCTTGGTGCTCCTGATATAGCAATAACACAACTTGTTGTTGAAGTTTTGGCATTAATTATTTTATTATGTGCAATTACAGGAAGGGATGTTACTGCAGATATGACTTCTTCAAAGGTTTATGTTTTTCTCTTCATTTTTATATTTGTAATTTCAATTCTCACTTTTATTTCCTATTCTAATTTTATATTCCCTGAATTTGGAAATACAAATATGCGGGTTGGAAAAGAGTATTTATATCTTGCAACGGAAAAATTAAAATCAGCAAATGCAGTGACAGCAATAGTTCTTGATTTCAGAGGATATGATACAATAGGTGAAGCAACTGTTATATTCACTGCAATTATAGGCGTTATGGTTCTTTTAAGAAAAAAAGGAAAAAAAGATGAATAA
- a CDS encoding sodium:proton antiporter, which translates to MIVYIFIAFMFFIGIYGMMAKKNIIKMIIGMNIIGYAVNLFFIVLGYKSGGIQPILVPGMDIKEFVERAVNPLPQALVLTSIVIDLSIICFLAALSIRIYEKYGTFDLEKIRRLKG; encoded by the coding sequence ATGATTGTTTACATATTTATTGCTTTTATGTTTTTTATCGGGATATACGGAATGATGGCTAAAAAAAATATAATTAAGATGATTATTGGAATGAATATAATAGGTTATGCAGTCAATTTATTTTTTATAGTTCTTGGTTATAAGAGCGGAGGAATTCAGCCAATACTTGTTCCGGGGATGGATATAAAAGAATTTGTAGAAAGAGCAGTAAATCCTTTACCTCAGGCACTTGTTTTAACTTCCATAGTTATAGATTTATCAATTATATGTTTTCTTGCTGCTTTATCAATAAGGATTTATGAAAAATACGGTACTTTTGACCTTGAAAAAATAAGGAGGTTAAAAGGATGA